Genomic segment of Candidatus Flexicrinis affinis:
CACGTCCGACGCGTACAGCGAAAAAGTCAGCGCGTCCTGCTCGACATCGGGTGTACTGACCAACCACGGGCGGTCGTCTGCAGCCACATGGCGTGCCAATTGTTCAAGATCGTCGCGATAGATGGCCGAGACCTCGGGCAGTTGAGCCCATGTCGAGAAGTACGCCGGCACGTCCAGCACCGCCGTAAGCCCAATCCCGGCAATCATCACAGCTGGCGCGAGACGACCGGGCAGCAGCGCACAGCCAAACGCGAACGCAAGTGCGACTGCCGGCATCAGCGCGACCAAGCGCAGGTAAGCAGGTGCCGACACGGTGAGCAGGCTCGGCACAATGCCAGCGGCAATCACGCCGACCCAATACGCGTACTCCGGGCGGCGACGCGCACGCCACACGATGACTGCAAGGCCGGCGTATGCGATCAACCCGACTGGAAGCGCAAACAGCGGCCGGTCCGGGATGTTGTAGCGTGCTTCGGGGTCACCGGTGAACGCTAGCATCCCGGCGATTCGCAGCCCGTTATCGATCAGCTCTTGCGGCCGGCCCTCGAGCGCGTCGGCGAATGGACGCGTGATCGAGCTCGACCGGTTGAAGCCCTCAGGATCGGTTACGCGCGCGAAGATCATCGGAAGGCCGACCGCCGTGCCTATCACTGCCACGAGCACCCAGCGCCCCGCCGTCTCCCACCATATCCGGCGTGCCCTGATCACGGCGATAAGACCGGTAGCAGCGGCGCCGGCCCACAGCGCAAACGACGACGTATACGTGTACAGTGCTGCGCCCATGACTGCGCCGACGACAACCGCAGCCGAAACACGTGGCCGCTTCGCGAGGGAGATAACACACAGGCCCAGCAGCGCGGCAAACACCGGCAGCATTCCTGCACGAAGGCTCACACGGCTCGTGAACACTCCCCACATACTCACGGCAAGCAGTCCGCCAGAGGCGAGGCCGACCGAGCGCCCGCCGAGGCGAGCACCGAGCCGGGTCGTCAGCGCAACCGTCAGCATCCCCATAATGAACGCCGGGAACTTGATCGCTGCGACGTTTGCGCCAAACAATGCCGCCGAGGCGGCCAGCATCCACACATAGCCGCCTTCGTGACCTTGATTCGAAGGATAGAAGATCCGGAAGTAGCCGTCGGCGAGAAACTGACGCGCCTCGAGCGCCTTGAACATTTCGTCATGCTGGAGGCCGGGAGGAACTTCACCGAATGCGGCGAAACGCAATACGCCGGCCAGCAGCAGGATCGCTACGGCTGCGCCCAGCCCCCAGCCACGACTCACGGCAGGCCGCGGGCGGCTTGCGGCAGCATGTAGAACAGTGGCCGGGCCTTGGTGTACTGCACGTAGTCGTCTGCCATAACGAGCAGGCTGTAGCCAGCAATCTCGTCACGGTTCGCTAACGTAAACGGATTAGCGTAGTTCAGATTCCACAGGAACATCACGCCGATGTCCGAACGCGAAAGCCCGATCTCGAAAGCGCGAATGGCGAAGTTCGCCTGATCGATCGGCGAATTCTCGGACATCCACAGGTTGTCGGCCTGCGGTTCGGGGATGCCGACACCAAGATCGTCCCACGACGTCCAGCCGAATTCCGTCACCCACATCGGAATTCCGCCGTGCCCATTACGGTTCATGATCGCCCGCGTATCCTCGATCGTGTCGAGGAAGAAGAACTGCGGCTGATCGTCCCATCCGCGTTCCGGCGACGGGTCACAGCAGCGTGCGTCGGGCGGGTTGGCCCATCCATACGGATGCACGCCGATCACGATGTCCTGATAACGCCCGAGGCCGGCGTCGTACATCTCTTGCAGGAATTGGCGGTCGTTGCGCGTGCCTTCGCTGTTCCCCGTAGGCGCAAGCCCGGACGTCACGATGATAATGTCGCTGCGGTAGCCACGGATCGCGCCGTATGCCGGGCCGAAGAGCTGCATGTACCCTGCCCCGGTGAACGGGTACTGGTCGGTCACCCA
This window contains:
- a CDS encoding glycosyltransferase family 39 protein, which gives rise to MSRGWGLGAAVAILLLAGVLRFAAFGEVPPGLQHDEMFKALEARQFLADGYFRIFYPSNQGHEGGYVWMLAASAALFGANVAAIKFPAFIMGMLTVALTTRLGARLGGRSVGLASGGLLAVSMWGVFTSRVSLRAGMLPVFAALLGLCVISLAKRPRVSAAVVVGAVMGAALYTYTSSFALWAGAAATGLIAVIRARRIWWETAGRWVLVAVIGTAVGLPMIFARVTDPEGFNRSSSITRPFADALEGRPQELIDNGLRIAGMLAFTGDPEARYNIPDRPLFALPVGLIAYAGLAVIVWRARRRPEYAYWVGVIAAGIVPSLLTVSAPAYLRLVALMPAVALAFAFGCALLPGRLAPAVMIAGIGLTAVLDVPAYFSTWAQLPEVSAIYRDDLEQLARHVAADDRPWLVSTPDVEQDALTFSLYASDVMHRVGFFDGDTTVALGEGAVLALSALSPLSPPHIPFAAPDMGAVPGEPIADQFGRVAFERFDLASTGGLSQRIAAAAASPVYVWPQIELGRGDLAEYAHSLTLPVTFGGVVELIGFELADRDIATEFDGVNLQLYLRPLARDDRPLSVFVHVLNRDGTIHAQRDLMGMPSNQWIAGTVIVQDNFVIMGPSASGRYVVSLGIYDTLTGERLTIDGTDGMDRVLLGRVRVRPGD